One window of the Thermodesulfomicrobium sp. WS genome contains the following:
- a CDS encoding ATP synthase F0 subunit B, whose amino-acid sequence MIDLDSTFFVQLVNFLIILTVLNLLLFRPIRGILKKRAEVMAERLRAVEDFTAQAEAKMAGYRQALADARSEAQAVRAALKEEGIAVEANTLAAASEKAAAKLAAARQEIEAQKNAALAALQGQVAAFAKQVAAKVLARG is encoded by the coding sequence ATGATTGATCTCGATTCCACATTTTTTGTGCAGTTGGTGAATTTCCTGATCATCTTGACCGTGCTGAATCTCCTTCTGTTTCGCCCCATTCGGGGGATTCTCAAGAAACGAGCGGAGGTTATGGCAGAGCGGCTGAGGGCCGTGGAGGACTTCACCGCGCAGGCCGAGGCCAAGATGGCTGGGTATCGGCAGGCTTTGGCCGATGCCCGCAGTGAGGCCCAGGCGGTGCGCGCGGCCCTCAAAGAAGAGGGGATCGCCGTGGAGGCGAACACGCTGGCGGCGGCCTCCGAGAAGGCGGCGGCCAAGTTGGCTGCGGCCCGGCAGGAAATCGAGGCCCAAAAAAATGCTGCTCTCGCGGCGCTGCAAGGTCAGGTGGCCGCTTTTGCCAAGCAGGTGGCGGCCAAGGTCTTGGCCCGGGGGTAG
- the rodA gene encoding rod shape-determining protein RodA, with protein sequence MMDRRLFSHVPWGLLVALALLFGIGAVNLYSASSLRLEDGLGVESYFRKQLVWGALGAGVFVAGVVVHYRHLKALAWPAYGLGVLLLLGVRFLGKTVYGAQRWLDLGPLHLQPTELVKVAIIIVVAKILSRMGGSLGWRELAKVVAVALVPAALIAKQPDLGSALNILLIVGGMIVFKGVRPAVFKTLAVGIPVLAPFGWFFLKEYQKQRILVFLDPTADPRGAGYHIIQSQIAIGSGGFWGKGFLRGTQSQLRFLPEKHTDFAFAVLGEEWGFVGSIFVLSVFCCFLYQIYLVTVEAKDDFGRCLAAGVFFYFFWQILINMGMVLGIMPVVGIPLPFLSYGGSSLLVNFCMVALVVNVAMRRFMFKR encoded by the coding sequence ATGATGGATCGTCGTCTTTTCAGCCACGTGCCCTGGGGATTGCTTGTGGCGCTGGCGCTGCTTTTTGGGATCGGCGCGGTCAACCTGTATTCGGCGAGTTCCTTGCGGCTCGAAGACGGTCTGGGCGTGGAGTCGTATTTTCGCAAGCAACTCGTGTGGGGGGCGCTGGGTGCGGGGGTGTTTGTGGCTGGCGTCGTGGTCCATTACCGGCACCTCAAGGCGTTGGCCTGGCCGGCATATGGGTTGGGCGTCCTGCTGCTCTTGGGCGTCCGGTTTTTGGGCAAGACCGTGTATGGGGCGCAGCGCTGGCTCGACTTGGGCCCCCTCCATCTCCAGCCGACGGAGTTGGTGAAAGTCGCGATCATTATTGTGGTGGCCAAGATTTTGTCCCGCATGGGGGGGAGTTTGGGGTGGCGGGAACTGGCCAAGGTCGTTGCCGTGGCCCTGGTGCCGGCGGCGCTGATCGCCAAACAACCCGACTTGGGATCGGCTCTCAACATCTTGCTCATCGTGGGTGGCATGATTGTGTTCAAGGGGGTACGGCCTGCGGTTTTCAAAACCCTTGCCGTAGGCATTCCTGTCCTCGCTCCCTTTGGATGGTTTTTTCTCAAGGAATACCAGAAACAACGCATTCTTGTCTTTTTGGACCCGACTGCAGATCCCCGCGGCGCTGGATATCATATCATCCAGTCGCAAATCGCCATTGGATCAGGGGGATTTTGGGGCAAGGGTTTTTTGCGGGGCACCCAGAGTCAATTACGTTTTTTGCCGGAAAAACATACGGATTTTGCATTCGCTGTCTTGGGCGAAGAATGGGGCTTCGTGGGAAGCATCTTTGTGCTTTCTGTGTTTTGCTGCTTTCTGTACCAGATCTATTTGGTCACCGTGGAGGCCAAGGATGATTTTGGCCGCTGCCTGGCTGCGGGGGTGTTTTTCTATTTCTTCTGGCAGATCCTCATCAACATGGGGATGGTTCTGGGCATCATGCCGGTGGTGGGGATCCCGCTGCCGTTTTTGAGCTATGGCGGCAGTTCCCTCTTGGTGAACTTTTGCATGGTAGCGCTGGTGGTGAACGTGGCCATGCGCCGCTTCATGTTCAAACGTTGA
- the mrdA gene encoding penicillin-binding protein 2, translating into MERFKPSQDFPLWAGPNVLVVLCVLLFATLGVRLWYLQVVKGDVYHDKAQENRIRQRVLYAPRGVIRDALGTLVAENVPAYAVAVVREECPDINATLDQIAWWTGEDRQWLQKSFEQGKRRTKSFEEQVVVPNIPFEVVARIESERHHWPGVSVVVRPKRFYPTGSLLAHVLGYVARANDKELAQDPELLLGDNVGKLGVELALERRLRGRKGLEEFEVDATGRELGSHRLYDPVAGEDLHLALQLPLQRAGVRALAGKAGAVVVLDADTGHVLAMVSSPSYDPNEFVTGISQERWNALIDDPLHPMQNRPIQSAYPPGSVFKLVMAGAGLSTGAITPSTTVYCNGKYSVGNREYRCWRRGGHGKVDLRKSIRESCDVYYYALGERLGADAISDFARRCGLGEVTGVDLPHERSGLVPSPAWKQERFGRKWVGGDTINMSIGQGYVVTTPVQIARLVAALVNGGRVLRPLLLASDMPEEQGRLPMSDATRRLITDAMVAVVQEEGGTARVVARPGIRVGAKTGTAQVVKLMERYEKKETQEIPYKYRDHAWLAAFAEKDGRRYALVAFVEHGGHGGSEAGPVVGAMLDALFGLGEAP; encoded by the coding sequence ATGGAGCGGTTTAAACCTTCCCAAGATTTTCCGCTTTGGGCAGGCCCCAATGTCCTGGTCGTGTTGTGTGTGCTCCTTTTCGCAACGCTTGGGGTGCGGCTGTGGTACTTGCAGGTGGTCAAGGGCGATGTCTACCACGATAAGGCCCAGGAAAATCGCATCCGCCAACGGGTGCTCTATGCCCCACGTGGGGTGATTCGCGATGCCCTGGGGACGTTGGTGGCGGAAAACGTGCCGGCCTATGCCGTTGCCGTGGTGCGGGAGGAGTGCCCCGACATCAATGCCACCCTCGATCAGATCGCTTGGTGGACCGGCGAGGATCGGCAGTGGCTGCAAAAGAGTTTCGAACAAGGCAAACGGCGCACCAAAAGTTTTGAAGAACAGGTGGTCGTTCCCAATATCCCCTTTGAAGTGGTGGCGCGGATCGAGAGTGAGCGTCACCATTGGCCGGGAGTGAGCGTGGTGGTGCGGCCCAAGCGGTTTTACCCCACAGGCTCCTTGCTTGCCCATGTGCTCGGATACGTGGCGCGTGCCAACGACAAAGAGCTCGCCCAGGATCCGGAACTGCTTTTGGGCGACAACGTGGGGAAGCTGGGGGTGGAGCTGGCCTTGGAGCGGCGTTTGCGGGGACGCAAGGGGCTTGAGGAGTTTGAGGTGGACGCCACGGGGCGGGAACTGGGCTCCCACCGTTTGTATGATCCGGTTGCGGGAGAAGACTTACACCTGGCGCTGCAACTGCCGCTGCAGCGGGCAGGGGTGCGGGCCCTGGCGGGCAAGGCAGGCGCCGTGGTGGTGCTCGATGCCGATACAGGCCATGTGCTCGCGATGGTGAGCTCGCCGAGCTACGACCCCAATGAGTTTGTGACCGGCATTTCTCAAGAGAGGTGGAACGCCCTCATCGACGACCCGCTGCACCCCATGCAGAACCGGCCGATCCAGAGTGCCTACCCGCCGGGATCGGTCTTCAAGCTCGTCATGGCGGGTGCGGGGTTGAGCACCGGCGCGATTACTCCGTCCACCACGGTCTATTGTAATGGCAAATATAGCGTGGGCAACCGTGAATACCGCTGCTGGCGCCGCGGCGGCCATGGCAAAGTGGATTTGCGCAAGTCCATCCGGGAGTCCTGTGATGTCTACTACTATGCCCTGGGTGAGCGGCTGGGGGCGGACGCCATAAGCGATTTTGCCCGGCGCTGCGGCCTTGGGGAGGTGACGGGAGTGGACCTTCCGCATGAGCGCAGCGGCCTGGTCCCCTCGCCCGCATGGAAACAGGAGCGCTTCGGCCGCAAGTGGGTGGGAGGCGATACCATCAACATGTCCATCGGTCAGGGATACGTGGTCACCACTCCTGTGCAGATCGCTCGGCTGGTGGCGGCCTTGGTCAACGGGGGCCGCGTGCTGCGGCCGCTCCTTCTGGCCTCGGACATGCCGGAGGAGCAAGGGCGTCTGCCCATGAGTGATGCCACGCGCCGTCTGATCACCGACGCCATGGTCGCTGTGGTGCAGGAAGAGGGTGGTACTGCCCGGGTGGTGGCCCGGCCCGGCATTCGGGTGGGGGCCAAGACCGGTACGGCCCAGGTGGTCAAGCTCATGGAGCGTTACGAAAAGAAGGAAACCCAAGAGATTCCCTATAAGTATCGAGATCATGCGTGGCTTGCCGCTTTTGCCGAAAAAGATGGGCGGCGCTACGCGTTGGTGGCTTTTGTGGAGCACGGGGGCCACGGCGGCTCCGAGGCCGGGCCGGTGGTGGGTGCCATGCTGGATGCCCTTTTTGGTTTGGGAGAAGCGCCATGA
- the mreC gene encoding rod shape-determining protein MreC, whose protein sequence is MRPRLIILAVLLPLVAYFGLYTWNARTGVVDRLTAVLGLDAAGWVFRPGRAVERGVRDIWERYIYLVGVRQENEDLRAQVHALREEVVRLREQAAEARRLANLLDLPEPQGWDRQGARVVAHRPGPGMALDALVVDVGLSSGVRGDAPVCAAAGLVGRVARSGQSFSVVTLITAPTSRVPVVSQDGRIPGVVCGQGPDAPVEVRYVPLGQQVREGEILVTSGMDGRFPRGIPVARVTAVAPSADALFQKVTAQPVVDMAALEEVVVLRRPEPPSANETRP, encoded by the coding sequence GTGCGTCCGCGTTTGATCATCCTGGCGGTGCTCCTGCCTTTGGTGGCATATTTTGGCCTCTACACCTGGAACGCCAGGACCGGGGTCGTGGACCGGCTGACCGCAGTCTTGGGGCTGGACGCGGCCGGGTGGGTGTTCCGGCCTGGCCGGGCCGTGGAGCGGGGGGTGCGGGATATCTGGGAGCGCTACATCTATCTGGTGGGCGTGCGTCAGGAAAACGAGGATCTCCGCGCGCAGGTCCATGCCTTGCGGGAAGAGGTGGTGCGCTTGCGTGAGCAGGCGGCAGAAGCGCGGCGCCTGGCAAATCTCCTGGATTTGCCGGAGCCTCAGGGCTGGGATCGCCAAGGGGCGCGGGTGGTGGCCCATCGTCCCGGACCAGGCATGGCCCTGGATGCGCTGGTGGTGGACGTGGGGCTTTCTTCCGGCGTGCGGGGTGATGCGCCGGTGTGCGCCGCTGCAGGCCTTGTGGGGCGGGTGGCTCGATCGGGGCAGTCGTTTTCCGTGGTGACCCTGATCACCGCTCCCACGAGCCGGGTGCCGGTGGTGTCCCAGGATGGCCGAATCCCTGGGGTGGTGTGTGGCCAAGGGCCGGATGCCCCCGTGGAGGTGCGTTACGTGCCGTTGGGGCAGCAGGTGCGCGAGGGAGAGATCCTGGTCACTTCAGGCATGGACGGGAGGTTTCCCCGCGGCATCCCCGTGGCTCGGGTGACCGCTGTCGCCCCGAGCGCAGATGCCTTGTTCCAGAAGGTCACGGCCCAGCCGGTGGTGGACATGGCCGCGCTGGAGGAGGTCGTGGTGCTGCGGCGGCCTGAGCCCCCTTCTGCCAATGAGACGCGGCCATGA
- a CDS encoding rod shape-determining protein, with protein MSRIFDAFLGLFSNDLAIDLGTANTCVYVRGKGIVLREPSVVAVKRDSRGVSKVLAVGAEAKRMLGRTPGNIVAIRPMKDGVIADFEVTEAMLRHFISKVHNSRRLVRPRIVICVPTGITQVEKRAVRESAQSAGAREVYLIEEPMAAAIGADLPITEPTANMVVDIGGGTTEVAVISLAGIVYSKSVRVGGDKMDDAILQHVKRKYNMLIGESSAEEIKMSIGSAYPMEPELTMEIKGRDLVSGIPQNITITSEEVRKAIAEPVDAIVQAVRIALEQTPPELAADIVDRGIVLAGGGALLRGLDQLLREETSLPITVVDDPLSTVALGSGKVLDNLHVLREVTID; from the coding sequence ATGTCCAGAATTTTCGACGCATTTTTAGGCCTGTTTTCCAATGACTTGGCCATTGACCTCGGGACCGCCAACACCTGCGTGTACGTGCGCGGCAAAGGCATTGTGCTCCGGGAGCCTTCGGTGGTGGCGGTGAAACGGGATAGCCGTGGGGTGAGCAAGGTCCTCGCGGTGGGGGCGGAGGCCAAGCGGATGCTCGGCCGCACCCCGGGCAACATCGTGGCCATCCGGCCCATGAAGGACGGCGTCATCGCCGACTTTGAGGTCACTGAGGCCATGCTGCGGCATTTCATCTCCAAGGTGCACAACTCGAGGCGACTGGTGCGGCCGCGTATCGTGATCTGCGTCCCCACCGGTATCACCCAGGTGGAGAAGCGGGCCGTGCGCGAGTCTGCCCAGAGTGCCGGCGCCCGGGAGGTGTATCTCATCGAGGAACCCATGGCTGCGGCCATCGGCGCGGATCTGCCCATCACCGAACCTACGGCCAACATGGTGGTGGATATCGGGGGCGGCACCACGGAAGTGGCGGTCATCTCGCTTGCGGGGATCGTCTATTCCAAGTCCGTGCGTGTGGGCGGCGACAAGATGGATGATGCCATCCTCCAGCACGTCAAGCGCAAGTACAACATGCTCATCGGCGAGAGCTCCGCCGAAGAGATCAAGATGTCCATTGGTTCCGCCTATCCCATGGAGCCGGAACTCACCATGGAGATCAAGGGCCGGGACCTTGTGTCCGGGATTCCGCAAAACATCACCATCACCTCCGAAGAGGTCCGCAAGGCCATTGCCGAGCCTGTGGACGCCATCGTCCAGGCGGTGCGCATCGCCCTGGAGCAGACCCCGCCGGAGCTGGCCGCGGATATCGTGGACCGGGGCATCGTGCTTGCCGGCGGCGGGGCGCTCTTGCGGGGCCTTGACCAACTCCTGCGTGAGGAAACGTCGCTTCCCATCACGGTGGTGGACGACCCACTCTCCACAGTGGCCTTGGGATCGGGCAAGGTGCTCGACAATCTCCATGTGCTGCGCGAAGTGACCATCGATTGA
- a CDS encoding TIGR01212 family radical SAM protein (This family includes YhcC from E. coli K-12, an uncharacterized radical SAM protein.), translating to MHEPYRRLAPWLRQRFGTAVRVIPLDSGGSCPNRDGTLGRGGCVFCNPHGSGTGLAARGVGLREQYLRTYEHLTRRHSQARAIAYLQSYSATHKPARHLAAQLAELRGLPGLVGITVGTRPDTLDADKWAVLRAAPEPVLWLEMGLQSAHDATLRRIHRGHDAAAFARACDAAQAHGFGVCAHIMAGLPGETLQHWRKTLAFLNDLPVTGVKFHNLLVVRGSILEGLWRRGSIALLSRAETIHWIVEGIAFLRADIILHRLTADPAPGELIAPGFAADKRGLHAAIHLALREQRIHQGCRLPANTQELP from the coding sequence ATGCATGAGCCTTACCGTCGTCTCGCACCCTGGCTGCGCCAACGCTTCGGCACCGCGGTCCGCGTCATCCCCTTGGACAGTGGCGGCAGCTGCCCCAACCGCGACGGCACCTTGGGCCGCGGAGGGTGCGTATTCTGCAATCCTCACGGATCAGGCACCGGGCTCGCTGCACGCGGAGTCGGGCTGCGGGAACAATACCTGCGCACGTACGAGCACCTGACCCGCCGTCACTCCCAGGCCCGTGCCATCGCCTATCTGCAGTCCTACAGCGCCACCCACAAACCGGCCCGGCACCTGGCGGCGCAACTGGCGGAACTCCGCGGCCTCCCCGGCCTTGTGGGCATCACCGTAGGGACGCGGCCCGACACCTTGGACGCCGACAAATGGGCAGTGCTGCGCGCTGCCCCAGAGCCCGTCCTCTGGCTGGAAATGGGGCTCCAATCGGCCCACGACGCCACCTTGCGCCGCATCCACCGCGGCCACGACGCTGCGGCCTTCGCCCGCGCCTGCGACGCGGCCCAGGCCCACGGCTTTGGTGTCTGCGCCCACATCATGGCCGGGCTCCCTGGAGAAACCCTACAGCATTGGCGAAAAACCCTGGCCTTTCTCAATGATCTTCCGGTCACCGGGGTAAAATTCCACAATCTTTTGGTTGTGCGCGGCTCCATCCTGGAAGGGCTGTGGCGGCGCGGCAGCATAGCGCTCCTGTCCCGCGCCGAGACCATCCACTGGATCGTGGAGGGCATTGCATTCCTGCGAGCGGACATCATCCTGCACCGCCTCACCGCAGATCCGGCCCCCGGAGAACTCATCGCCCCAGGATTCGCCGCAGACAAACGCGGACTGCATGCAGCCATCCACCTCGCCCTCCGCGAGCAGCGCATCCATCAAGGCTGCCGGCTGCCCGCCAATACCCAGGAGCTCCCATGA
- a CDS encoding MGMT family protein has translation MTVTETFSHPQFSARFHWQDGLLACIELSPPAPATPAISPWGAELARVIRSLGPAPFAWPKLPLARHRVSAFAWEVLRSLARTVPPGTTTTYGELAQHLGTSPRAIGQVMARNPWPLLFPCHRVLARKGLGGYGPGLALKAVLLRLEEAI, from the coding sequence ATGACCGTCACCGAGACCTTCTCCCATCCCCAATTTTCCGCCCGCTTCCATTGGCAAGACGGTCTGCTTGCCTGCATCGAGCTCAGCCCCCCGGCGCCAGCCACGCCGGCGATCTCCCCTTGGGGGGCGGAACTTGCACGCGTGATCCGCTCCTTGGGCCCAGCCCCCTTTGCCTGGCCGAAACTCCCTTTGGCGCGGCACCGCGTCTCCGCCTTCGCCTGGGAGGTGCTCCGCTCCCTGGCGCGCACCGTGCCGCCCGGCACGACCACCACCTACGGCGAGCTGGCGCAGCACCTCGGGACCAGTCCGCGCGCCATCGGTCAGGTCATGGCCCGCAACCCGTGGCCGCTCCTTTTTCCATGCCACCGAGTGCTCGCGCGCAAAGGACTGGGCGGATACGGTCCAGGACTCGCCCTCAAGGCCGTGCTCCTGCGCCTCGAAGAAGCGATCTAG
- a CDS encoding PilZ domain-containing protein: MGQERRRRSRVHVEIPVVVVQDGRRVQGMLHDVSLKGLSCSVDGLLQVGAECAVTLALASGLRIHAVGRVVRAGTTEVAVDFVRLEEKDFAHLRNVVRLYAEDADQVDEELRTPAFGED, translated from the coding sequence ATGGGTCAGGAACGACGCCGACGCAGCCGGGTGCATGTGGAAATCCCGGTAGTTGTGGTGCAGGATGGCCGCCGTGTGCAGGGTATGCTCCACGATGTGAGCCTGAAGGGGCTCTCCTGCTCCGTGGATGGCCTATTGCAGGTCGGAGCTGAGTGTGCGGTGACTTTGGCCTTGGCTTCAGGCCTACGCATCCATGCCGTCGGCCGGGTGGTGCGGGCCGGAACCACTGAGGTGGCGGTGGACTTTGTGCGCCTGGAAGAGAAGGACTTCGCCCACCTGCGCAATGTGGTGCGCCTCTACGCCGAGGATGCCGACCAGGTGGACGAAGAACTTCGCACCCCGGCCTTTGGGGAGGACTAG
- a CDS encoding DEAD/DEAH box helicase, protein MHTESIEHVEAAASYGEARWEDLAEPLRQGATRLGWQDLMPVQRRVLPVLAAGRDVMVQSRTGSGKTGAFLLPMGSMVRRDGGVQALVLTPTRELAVQVCRDAEILFADVGLTPVAIYGGVGFRPQVQALEAGAQVVVGTPGRILDHLLRGTLHLDALRVLVFDEADRMLSMGFYPDMKQLQRYLPSGLQTAMFSATYPGYVQRLAAQFLKDPIGISLSQDQVHVHDIVHVQYRVPALQKSRALVKIIEMENPSSAIVFCNTKSDVHFVSVVLQRFGYETGELSADISQSAREAVLDDLRRGRIKFLVATDVAGRGIDVPDLSHVFQYQPPQDPEAYVHRTGRTGRAGAAGVAISLVSGVEELDLAAIGRRFGITIEDRTLPSDAEVQATVAQRAVSLLEAALRRADNIQKERLQRFEPLVADLAESEDGRILLAMLVDQFYQSVFHAVELPATGPLLAASVPPAAGRGSAPGEVPSSEEAPAREKRRRRRSRKKKAPAAPVVESGPSEALAAPEGEHAPLEGLPRQEEPPVTAAPSDPSAASEPLVASDAEALGDAPGGDEGAEARPKSRRRRRRPRKNGTAKPAQASGTEDPQKGAPVPASVPERREAPALGSRRKKIFLE, encoded by the coding sequence ATGCATACGGAATCGATAGAACATGTGGAAGCGGCGGCCTCGTACGGTGAGGCCCGCTGGGAAGATTTGGCAGAGCCATTGCGCCAAGGGGCGACGCGGCTCGGCTGGCAGGACCTTATGCCGGTGCAGCGCCGTGTGCTGCCGGTCCTGGCCGCTGGCCGGGACGTCATGGTGCAATCGAGGACCGGCAGTGGCAAGACCGGGGCCTTTCTTTTGCCCATGGGCTCCATGGTTCGCCGAGATGGCGGGGTACAGGCCTTGGTGCTCACCCCCACCCGCGAGCTCGCCGTGCAGGTATGCCGGGATGCGGAGATCCTGTTTGCCGATGTAGGGCTCACGCCGGTGGCCATTTACGGCGGCGTCGGTTTCCGACCGCAGGTGCAGGCGCTGGAGGCCGGGGCTCAGGTGGTGGTCGGCACCCCGGGGCGGATTCTCGATCATTTGCTGCGCGGCACGCTGCACCTCGACGCCTTGCGGGTGCTTGTCTTTGACGAGGCCGACCGCATGCTCTCCATGGGCTTTTATCCGGATATGAAGCAGTTGCAGCGCTACCTGCCTTCTGGGCTGCAGACGGCCATGTTCTCCGCAACGTACCCTGGGTATGTCCAGCGCTTAGCGGCGCAATTCCTCAAGGATCCCATAGGTATTTCCTTGAGTCAGGATCAAGTGCACGTCCACGATATCGTCCATGTGCAGTATCGTGTGCCGGCGCTGCAGAAGAGCCGCGCCTTGGTCAAGATCATCGAGATGGAAAATCCCTCTTCGGCCATCGTGTTTTGCAACACCAAATCCGATGTGCATTTCGTCTCCGTGGTGCTCCAGCGCTTTGGCTATGAGACCGGCGAATTGTCCGCCGATATTTCGCAGTCGGCGCGGGAGGCCGTGCTCGACGATTTGCGGCGCGGGCGGATCAAATTCTTGGTGGCCACGGACGTGGCGGGCCGCGGCATCGACGTGCCGGACCTCTCCCATGTGTTTCAATACCAGCCGCCGCAAGACCCCGAGGCGTACGTGCATCGCACCGGGCGCACTGGTCGGGCCGGGGCCGCCGGGGTGGCGATTTCTTTGGTCTCTGGGGTGGAGGAACTGGATTTGGCGGCCATCGGCCGGCGTTTTGGCATCACCATCGAAGACCGCACCCTGCCTTCCGATGCCGAGGTCCAGGCCACCGTGGCGCAGCGGGCGGTATCCTTGCTGGAGGCCGCGTTGCGCCGGGCGGACAATATCCAGAAAGAACGCTTGCAGCGCTTTGAACCCTTGGTGGCGGACTTGGCCGAAAGCGAGGATGGCCGCATCCTGTTGGCCATGCTCGTGGACCAATTCTACCAATCGGTCTTTCACGCCGTGGAACTTCCTGCCACAGGACCGCTTTTGGCCGCGAGCGTGCCGCCTGCCGCAGGCCGCGGTAGTGCGCCGGGCGAAGTGCCATCGTCGGAGGAGGCCCCGGCGCGTGAGAAACGTCGGCGTCGGCGTTCGCGCAAGAAGAAGGCCCCTGCGGCCCCGGTCGTCGAAAGCGGCCCCAGCGAGGCTTTGGCCGCGCCGGAAGGGGAGCATGCGCCTTTGGAGGGGCTGCCCCGCCAGGAGGAGCCTCCCGTGACCGCCGCCCCGTCGGATCCGTCCGCCGCGTCTGAGCCCTTGGTGGCTTCGGATGCGGAAGCTTTGGGTGATGCGCCTGGCGGGGATGAGGGGGCTGAGGCGAGGCCCAAGAGTCGTCGGCGCCGTCGTCGGCCGCGCAAAAACGGAACCGCCAAGCCGGCGCAGGCAAGCGGTACGGAAGACCCGCAAAAAGGTGCGCCCGTACCGGCCTCTGTCCCAGAGCGGCGTGAGGCGCCGGCGCTTGGTTCACGACGCAAGAAGATCTTCTTGGAATAA